From one Flavobacteriales bacterium genomic stretch:
- a CDS encoding single-stranded DNA-binding protein — MNTLKNKVHLIGNLGFDPEVREIAKGRKVARLSVATHDSYKNASGERVTDTQWHTVVAWGQTAEMAERLLRKGSPVMLEGRLVHRSYEAKDGSKRYITEVVMSNFQLLPSKQEAAAAA, encoded by the coding sequence ATGAACACGCTGAAGAACAAAGTCCATCTCATCGGAAACCTCGGATTCGATCCGGAAGTGCGCGAGATCGCGAAAGGCCGCAAGGTGGCCCGCCTCTCGGTGGCCACGCACGACAGCTACAAGAACGCCAGCGGCGAGCGCGTCACGGACACCCAATGGCACACCGTGGTGGCTTGGGGGCAGACCGCTGAGATGGCCGAGCGCCTGCTGCGCAAAGGCTCACCGGTGATGCTCGAAGGGCGCTTGGTGCATCGGAGCTATGAGGCCAAGGATGGCAGCAAGCGCTACATCACCGAGGTGGTCATGAGCAACTTCCAGCTCCTGCCGAGCAAGCAGGAGGCAGCGGCGGCAGCGTAA
- a CDS encoding riboflavin synthase has product MFTGLVEEIGAIAAVRNEGSNRVLTVKARIAPELKVDQSVSHNGACLTVTRVLGDAYEVAAVQETLARTNLSALRVGDAVNLERSMRLGDRLDGHLVQGHVDDVVRCTEVRDERGSWGFRFELPEAKHLLVPKGSICLNGVSLTIAQLNDDGFVVAIIPYTFDHTTFKLLNAGDTVNVEYDVLGKYVARMMEGR; this is encoded by the coding sequence ATGTTCACTGGGCTTGTCGAGGAGATCGGCGCCATTGCTGCTGTGCGCAACGAAGGCAGCAATCGCGTGCTCACGGTAAAGGCGCGCATCGCGCCCGAGCTGAAGGTCGATCAAAGCGTTTCGCACAACGGGGCCTGCCTCACCGTGACCAGGGTCCTGGGCGATGCGTACGAGGTCGCGGCGGTGCAGGAGACCCTTGCACGCACGAACCTCAGCGCACTGCGCGTGGGCGATGCCGTGAACCTGGAGCGCAGCATGCGCCTCGGCGATCGCCTCGATGGTCACTTGGTGCAAGGCCATGTGGATGATGTGGTGCGCTGCACCGAGGTGCGCGACGAGCGCGGCAGCTGGGGCTTCCGTTTCGAGTTGCCTGAGGCCAAGCACTTGCTCGTTCCCAAGGGCAGCATCTGCCTCAACGGCGTGAGCCTGACCATCGCGCAGCTCAACGACGATGGCTTCGTCGTGGCCATCATCCCCTACACCTTCGACCACACCACCTTCAAGTTGCTCAACGCCGGCGATACCGTGAACGTGGAGTACGATGTGCTGGGAAAGTATGTGGCGCGGATGATGGAGGGGAGGTGA
- a CDS encoding single-stranded DNA-binding protein: protein MTTMKNKVQLVGRIGQDPELRTASTGNAMLRLSIATNERFKSAGGEWKDDTQWHPVVAWGKQAERLATLVRKGSGLVVEGRLVHRTYEAKDGSKRTSTEVVLSDYQLLASKAETVQVETE, encoded by the coding sequence ATCACGACGATGAAGAACAAAGTGCAGCTCGTGGGCCGCATCGGACAGGACCCCGAGCTGAGGACCGCCAGCACCGGCAACGCCATGCTGCGCTTGAGCATCGCTACCAATGAGCGCTTCAAGAGCGCTGGCGGCGAATGGAAAGACGATACGCAATGGCATCCGGTGGTGGCTTGGGGCAAGCAGGCCGAACGCTTGGCCACGCTGGTGCGCAAGGGCAGTGGCTTAGTGGTGGAAGGCCGCTTGGTGCATCGAACCTACGAGGCCAAGGACGGCAGCAAGCGGACCAGCACCGAGGTCGTGCTCTCTGATTACCAGTTGCTGGCCTCCAAGGCGGAGACCGTCCAGGTTGAGACCGAATGA
- a CDS encoding universal stress protein: MSGTAKKILVPTDFTKVADNAISHAMRLAKHTGAEVYLLHVVAKQDEVDETRRKLELEQQRAQSMEAGVVVHKLVRVGSIFDDIGDAAAEIGGGLIVMGTHGMRGMQFITGSRALRVITSSQVPFIVVQERGIKEGGYDSIVVPLDLHKETRQKLTAVADMAKTFQSKVHLLVPKEEDEFLHKQLQNHIKFAKQYLDERGIAHDARIADEDSGDFVKAVVKHAVAVDADLIAIMNLSQGNIFGVLGVPYEQEIITNEAQIPVMCMNPRETNTGGGGWSFQ; this comes from the coding sequence ATGAGCGGAACCGCGAAGAAGATCCTGGTGCCCACTGATTTCACCAAAGTGGCGGACAACGCCATCAGCCACGCCATGCGTTTAGCCAAGCATACGGGCGCCGAAGTGTACCTGCTGCATGTGGTGGCCAAACAGGACGAAGTGGACGAGACCCGCAGGAAGCTGGAGCTCGAGCAGCAGCGCGCACAGTCCATGGAAGCAGGCGTTGTCGTGCATAAGCTCGTGCGAGTGGGCTCAATCTTCGACGACATCGGTGATGCGGCGGCGGAGATCGGTGGCGGGCTGATCGTGATGGGCACGCATGGCATGCGCGGCATGCAGTTCATCACCGGCAGCCGGGCGCTGCGCGTGATCACCAGCAGCCAGGTGCCGTTCATCGTGGTGCAGGAGCGCGGGATCAAGGAGGGCGGCTACGACAGCATCGTGGTACCGCTCGACCTTCACAAGGAGACCCGGCAGAAGCTGACTGCGGTAGCCGATATGGCCAAGACCTTCCAGAGCAAGGTGCACCTACTGGTTCCCAAGGAAGAGGATGAGTTCCTGCACAAGCAGCTGCAGAACCACATCAAGTTCGCCAAGCAGTACCTCGATGAGCGCGGCATCGCGCACGACGCGCGGATCGCCGATGAGGACAGCGGTGATTTCGTGAAGGCCGTGGTGAAGCATGCCGTTGCGGTGGATGCCGATCTGATCGCGATCATGAACCTTTCGCAAGGCAACATCTTCGGCGTGCTGGGCGTGCCCTATGAGCAGGAGATCATCACCAACGAGGCACAGATCCCGGTGATGTGCATGAACCCGCGCGAGACCAACACCGGAGGGGGAGGCTGGAGCTTCCAGTAG
- a CDS encoding sigma-70 family RNA polymerase sigma factor — protein sequence MYAVCLRYARHELEAQDLMQEGFIRVFEKLKDFRMEGSLEGWVRRIMVHTAINCYRRKSFQQERFGLEKLPEDPVPADALDRLGTEEIMGMVSALPEGYRMVFNLFAIEGFDHAEIAGMLGCGESTSRSQLAKARRMLQSMINASTTPVHVGNASH from the coding sequence ATGTACGCGGTGTGCCTTCGGTACGCGCGCCATGAGCTGGAGGCCCAAGACCTGATGCAAGAAGGATTCATCCGCGTGTTCGAGAAGCTGAAGGACTTCCGCATGGAGGGCTCGCTGGAAGGCTGGGTGCGCCGGATCATGGTACATACCGCGATCAATTGTTACCGCCGCAAGAGCTTCCAGCAAGAACGCTTCGGCCTGGAGAAGCTGCCGGAGGACCCTGTGCCCGCGGATGCCCTTGACCGTTTGGGCACCGAAGAGATCATGGGCATGGTCTCAGCGCTCCCGGAAGGATACCGTATGGTGTTCAACCTTTTTGCCATCGAAGGATTCGACCACGCCGAGATCGCCGGCATGCTGGGCTGCGGCGAGAGCACTTCACGCAGCCAGCTAGCCAAGGCCCGGCGCATGCTGCAATCCATGATCAACGCTTCAACCACCCCTGTGCATGTCGGGAATGCATCCCATTGA
- the pdxA gene encoding 4-hydroxythreonine-4-phosphate dehydrogenase PdxA, which translates to MNETRNPVRIGISCGDLNGIGIEVVLKCFEDPRMLADATPVLYASAKAVSHWRKLLKLDEVQFHRVNDARDALPKKLNLVNLWEDELDIEPGKPSGPLAAFAIKSLEAAVQDLASGKTDVLVTAPIDKHSMQQAGFAYPGHTEYLQQMAGGDGEVLMILVGEGLRVGCVTGHIPLKDVAAAITAERIIAKARLLHQSLMRDFGVLEPRIAILGLNPHAGDGGALGSEDKERIAPAVRRLNEEGIKAMGPYAADGFFGSGGYKHFDGVLAMYHDQGLAPFKALSFGHGVNVTAGLPIVRTSPDHGTGLDIAGKCLADEGSLRAAVWMACDIRANRERFKAIMANPLQPQKKEKERKEG; encoded by the coding sequence ATGAACGAAACACGCAATCCTGTCCGCATCGGCATCTCGTGCGGCGACCTCAACGGCATCGGCATCGAAGTGGTGCTCAAGTGCTTCGAGGATCCCCGCATGCTGGCCGATGCCACGCCGGTGCTCTACGCATCGGCCAAGGCCGTGAGCCACTGGCGCAAGCTTCTGAAGCTCGATGAAGTCCAGTTCCACCGCGTGAACGACGCCCGCGATGCCTTGCCGAAGAAACTGAACCTCGTGAACCTGTGGGAGGACGAACTCGACATCGAGCCCGGTAAGCCTTCGGGCCCCTTGGCGGCCTTCGCCATCAAGAGCCTCGAAGCCGCCGTGCAGGACCTGGCCAGCGGCAAGACTGATGTGCTGGTGACCGCGCCGATCGACAAGCACAGCATGCAACAGGCAGGCTTCGCCTACCCAGGTCACACCGAATACCTGCAGCAGATGGCCGGCGGTGATGGCGAAGTGCTCATGATCCTGGTGGGCGAAGGCCTGCGCGTGGGCTGCGTCACCGGCCATATCCCGCTGAAGGATGTGGCAGCAGCCATCACGGCGGAGCGGATCATCGCCAAGGCCCGGCTGCTGCACCAGAGCCTGATGCGCGATTTCGGCGTGCTGGAGCCGCGCATCGCCATCCTCGGCCTCAACCCGCATGCTGGCGATGGCGGCGCCTTGGGCAGCGAAGACAAGGAGCGCATTGCCCCAGCCGTTCGCAGGTTGAACGAAGAGGGCATCAAAGCCATGGGCCCTTACGCCGCCGACGGCTTCTTCGGCAGTGGCGGCTACAAGCATTTCGACGGAGTGCTGGCCATGTACCACGACCAGGGCCTAGCCCCATTCAAGGCCCTGAGCTTCGGCCACGGGGTGAATGTCACCGCGGGCCTCCCCATTGTGCGCACCAGCCCCGACCACGGCACCGGCCTCGACATCGCGGGCAAGTGCCTCGCCGACGAAGGCTCTCTCCGTGCGGCCGTATGGATGGCCTGCGATATCCGTGCGAACCGGGAGCGCTTCAAGGCCATCATGGCCAATCCCCTGCAGCCCCAGAAAAAAGAGAAGGAGCGGAAAGAGGGGTAG
- a CDS encoding leucyl aminopeptidase, whose product MIELTKAQRAAASRDSLVILDELAQLRTLDLERADRQYLIEQLKADPALGVVDVSGRMVMAHLASAPDAGKRLEQARRAGDAMAARLNAAKRKDAQVISLQDDAALTLALAEGAILGSYAFRKYKTDSNGAPTLEKLGIVAKEVSADQAEELADLCEAVFTARDLVNEPVSFLNAKQLAAEIRNLSRNAGFKAQVLGKEQIAALGMGGLIAVNKGSIDEPTFSILEWKPKGAGNKKPVVLVGKGVVYDTGGLSLKPTPNSMDQMKCDMAGAAAVACAISVAAKRELPLHIIGLIPATDNRPGGNAYAPGDVVRMHNGLTVEVLNTDAEGRMILADALSYAEQYNGELVMTLATLTGAAMRAVGHYGSAVMGTAPETEFKKLEAAGHATYERVAQLPFWDEYGEEIKSEVADIKNLGSDLAGAQTAGKFLARFTTRPFIHIDIAGPAFITKRDSYRTRGGTGVGVRLLYEFLKQRAAAR is encoded by the coding sequence ATGATCGAATTGACCAAGGCCCAGCGCGCCGCTGCCTCGCGCGACAGCCTCGTGATCCTCGACGAACTCGCGCAGTTGCGTACCCTCGACCTGGAGCGCGCCGACCGCCAATACCTGATTGAGCAGCTCAAAGCAGACCCCGCACTGGGTGTGGTTGATGTGAGCGGCCGGATGGTGATGGCGCATCTGGCCAGCGCACCCGATGCAGGAAAGCGCCTGGAGCAGGCACGCCGTGCCGGCGATGCCATGGCTGCACGGTTGAATGCCGCCAAACGCAAGGATGCGCAGGTGATCAGCCTTCAGGATGATGCCGCCCTGACCCTGGCCCTGGCCGAAGGCGCCATTCTGGGCAGCTACGCCTTCCGCAAGTACAAGACCGACTCGAACGGGGCCCCGACCCTGGAGAAGCTCGGCATTGTGGCGAAGGAAGTGAGCGCCGATCAAGCCGAAGAGCTCGCGGACCTCTGCGAAGCCGTATTCACTGCGCGAGACCTGGTGAACGAGCCGGTGAGCTTCCTCAACGCGAAGCAGCTCGCGGCTGAGATCCGTAATCTCAGCCGCAACGCGGGCTTCAAGGCGCAGGTGCTGGGTAAGGAGCAGATCGCGGCTCTGGGCATGGGCGGCCTCATTGCCGTGAACAAGGGCAGCATCGACGAGCCCACATTCAGCATCCTGGAGTGGAAGCCGAAAGGCGCCGGGAACAAGAAGCCGGTCGTGCTGGTGGGCAAGGGCGTGGTGTACGATACGGGCGGCCTCAGCCTGAAGCCCACGCCCAACAGCATGGACCAGATGAAGTGCGACATGGCCGGTGCCGCTGCTGTGGCCTGCGCCATCAGTGTGGCCGCGAAGCGCGAGCTTCCATTGCACATCATCGGCCTCATTCCTGCTACCGACAACCGTCCCGGCGGCAATGCTTATGCGCCCGGCGATGTAGTGCGCATGCACAACGGGCTCACCGTGGAAGTGCTCAACACCGATGCAGAGGGCCGCATGATCCTGGCCGATGCGCTGAGCTATGCCGAGCAATACAACGGCGAACTGGTCATGACCCTCGCCACCCTAACCGGTGCCGCCATGCGCGCCGTCGGCCACTACGGCAGCGCCGTGATGGGCACTGCTCCGGAAACCGAGTTCAAGAAGCTCGAAGCAGCGGGCCACGCCACCTACGAGCGCGTGGCGCAATTGCCCTTCTGGGACGAATACGGCGAGGAGATCAAAAGCGAAGTGGCCGACATCAAGAACCTTGGCAGCGATTTGGCCGGCGCACAGACCGCCGGCAAGTTCCTCGCCCGCTTCACTACCAGGCCCTTCATACACATCGATATCGCCGGCCCTGCCTTCATCACCAAGCGCGATAGCTATCGCACGCGCGGCGGCACCGGGGTCGGGGTGCGGCTGCTCTATGAATTCCTCAAACAGCGCGCGGCCGCGCGTTAG
- a CDS encoding gliding motility-associated C-terminal domain-containing protein has product MALTALAVQATHNRAGEIIVCHVSGLTYEATIITHTKVSAPADRPQLTIHWGDGDSTVLDRQLPYQEADDVRRNVYTGTHTYGGPGVFTLYFFDENRNAGVLNIPNSVNQPFAVETQLVISPAGGNNCSPRFLKSPIQDACFCRPWVHNPVAYDPDGDSLSFEPAACLGIDVEPIVGYLFPNQTPGCNGNSYSIDPITGTIRWLNPGQLGEFNIAFRVLEWRRVNGVMLNVGWVMRDMQVTVLTCDNNPPVIAAVQDTCVTAGTLLAFNVQATDPNSGDLVTLTALGQPFVVPSSPATFVSPSPGQAVSGIFSWGTNCSHVRPQPYQVVFEAHDNDPEVELFDYRTMNITVVSPPPTNPIATPSGSSMLLNWTPTVCTNASGYKIYRRLGAYGFIPDNCETGVPAYTGYTLIGSVGGSSTGAFTDNGPITVGNTYCYMVVATFTNGAESYASVEFCATLTRQVPVITHVSVGETSTTTGIDTVRWSNAYDLDTLLRPGPYQFKLYRGTGFTNATTLIHTSGLHPFLAHPDTEFIDLGLNTQDQAHVYRVDFFGSGGSDFIGSSSVASSVFISAEPNDEQLTISWALNTPWINSLYEVYRDIAGNWTLVGTSATNSFTENSLSNGTDYCYLVRSTGAYSNPGIPAPLINFSQELCAAPRDRTPPCPPTVQIDNDCETPLNTLTWNNPNQTCADDTYQYHVYFAETPTSEYLLIGTIVGAENTSFTHVNGTSVSGCYQVTAIDTIGNESAFIEPVCGDNCPLYTLPNIFTPNGDRINDLFVPFPYRGVKAIDLQVYNRWGQTVFSTEDPDILWNGTLNNNGEACPDGVYFYTCIVTFARLMGDEPKELKGYVHISGGKDSPKLN; this is encoded by the coding sequence TTGGCGCTGACGGCCCTTGCCGTGCAAGCCACGCACAACCGCGCGGGGGAGATCATCGTGTGCCATGTGAGCGGGCTCACCTACGAGGCCACCATCATCACGCACACCAAAGTCTCTGCACCCGCCGACCGCCCGCAGCTCACCATCCATTGGGGCGATGGCGACAGCACCGTGCTGGACCGCCAATTGCCTTACCAAGAGGCCGATGATGTGCGCCGAAACGTGTACACCGGCACGCACACTTATGGGGGCCCTGGGGTGTTCACGCTCTATTTCTTCGATGAGAACCGCAATGCCGGGGTGCTGAACATCCCCAACTCGGTGAACCAGCCCTTCGCGGTGGAGACCCAATTGGTGATCAGCCCTGCGGGCGGCAACAATTGCTCGCCGCGCTTCCTGAAGTCACCCATCCAGGATGCGTGCTTCTGCCGGCCCTGGGTGCACAATCCGGTTGCATACGACCCCGATGGCGACAGCCTGAGCTTCGAGCCTGCGGCCTGCCTCGGCATCGATGTAGAGCCCATCGTCGGCTACCTGTTCCCCAACCAGACACCGGGCTGCAATGGCAACAGCTACAGCATCGACCCCATCACGGGCACCATCCGATGGTTGAATCCGGGCCAATTGGGCGAGTTCAACATCGCGTTCCGCGTGCTCGAATGGCGGCGCGTGAACGGCGTGATGCTGAATGTGGGCTGGGTAATGCGCGACATGCAAGTGACGGTGCTCACCTGCGACAATAACCCGCCGGTGATCGCTGCGGTGCAGGACACCTGCGTAACGGCCGGGACCCTCCTCGCCTTCAACGTTCAGGCTACCGATCCCAACTCCGGCGACCTGGTCACGCTCACCGCGCTCGGGCAGCCCTTCGTGGTGCCCAGCTCACCGGCCACTTTCGTGAGCCCATCGCCAGGTCAAGCGGTGTCTGGCATCTTCTCTTGGGGAACCAACTGCAGCCATGTGCGCCCGCAGCCTTACCAAGTGGTGTTCGAGGCGCACGATAACGACCCTGAGGTGGAGCTGTTCGACTACCGCACCATGAACATCACCGTGGTATCGCCGCCGCCCACCAACCCGATCGCCACGCCCAGCGGCAGCAGCATGCTGTTGAACTGGACGCCCACGGTGTGCACCAATGCGTCGGGCTATAAGATCTATCGGCGGCTCGGCGCTTATGGCTTCATCCCGGACAATTGCGAGACCGGTGTTCCCGCCTACACCGGCTACACGCTCATCGGCAGCGTCGGCGGATCCAGCACCGGCGCCTTCACGGATAACGGCCCCATCACCGTGGGCAACACTTACTGTTACATGGTGGTGGCCACCTTCACGAATGGCGCCGAGAGCTATGCCAGCGTCGAGTTCTGCGCAACCCTCACGCGACAGGTGCCCGTGATCACGCATGTGAGCGTGGGCGAGACCAGCACCACCACCGGCATCGACACGGTACGCTGGAGCAACGCGTACGACCTGGACACGCTGCTGCGCCCCGGCCCATATCAATTCAAGCTCTATCGCGGCACGGGCTTCACCAATGCCACCACCCTCATCCATACCAGCGGGCTACACCCCTTCCTCGCGCATCCCGACACGGAGTTCATCGATCTCGGCCTGAACACGCAGGACCAAGCGCACGTGTACCGCGTCGATTTCTTCGGCAGTGGCGGCAGCGATTTCATCGGCAGCAGCAGCGTGGCCTCGTCGGTCTTCATCAGCGCCGAGCCGAACGATGAGCAGCTCACCATCTCATGGGCGCTCAATACGCCATGGATCAATTCGCTCTATGAGGTGTACCGTGACATCGCGGGCAACTGGACGCTCGTGGGCACCAGCGCAACGAACAGCTTCACCGAGAACAGCCTTAGCAACGGAACGGACTACTGCTACCTCGTTCGCAGCACCGGCGCATACAGCAACCCCGGCATCCCAGCGCCGCTGATCAATTTCAGTCAGGAGCTCTGCGCGGCACCGCGCGATCGGACGCCGCCGTGCCCACCTACCGTTCAGATCGACAACGATTGCGAGACTCCATTGAACACGCTCACCTGGAACAACCCCAACCAGACCTGCGCTGACGATACGTACCAATACCATGTGTACTTCGCCGAGACGCCGACCTCGGAGTACCTGCTCATCGGCACGATCGTAGGTGCGGAGAATACCAGCTTCACACATGTGAACGGAACCAGCGTCTCGGGATGCTATCAGGTCACTGCCATCGACACCATTGGCAACGAGAGCGCATTCATCGAGCCGGTTTGCGGCGACAATTGCCCGCTCTACACCCTGCCCAACATCTTCACACCGAACGGCGATCGCATCAATGATCTCTTCGTTCCGTTCCCCTACCGCGGCGTGAAGGCGATCGATCTGCAGGTGTACAACCGCTGGGGGCAAACGGTCTTCAGCACCGAGGACCCCGATATCCTTTGGAATGGAACGCTGAACAACAATGGCGAAGCCTGCCCGGACGGCGTGTACTTCTACACCTGCATCGTCACCTTCGCGCGGCTCATGGGCGATGAGCCCAAGGAGCTCAAGGGTTACGTCCACATCAGTGGCGGCAAGGATTCGCCCAAGCTCAACTGA